From the genome of Hymenobacter sp. PAMC 26628, one region includes:
- a CDS encoding NADP-dependent oxidoreductase, with the protein MNTKTILLASRPVGVPTAAQFQFETRAVPAPAAGQVLLKTRYVSVDPYMRGRMSAAKSYVAPFAVGEPIAGGVVAEVVESRSEQLPVGSVVVGNLPWQEHSVADASAVQRVPADQAPASYFLGLLGMPGLTAYFGLLDICQPQAGETVVVSGAAGAVGLVVGQLAKIQGCRVVGTAGSDEKVAHLRALGFDEAINYKTTPDLAGALAAAAPNGVDCYFDNVGGAITDAVYDLLNKHARIALCGQISTYNATEAPVGPRPEGKLLKTSSKLQGFIVSDYYARWPEGVKKLTEWYAAGQLKGEETVTEGFDQIPAAFLGLFQGENTGKAVVKVA; encoded by the coding sequence ATGAACACGAAAACCATCCTATTGGCCAGCCGCCCCGTGGGCGTGCCCACGGCCGCGCAGTTCCAGTTCGAAACCCGCGCAGTGCCGGCCCCCGCCGCGGGCCAGGTGCTGCTCAAAACCCGGTACGTATCCGTCGACCCCTACATGCGCGGCCGCATGAGCGCCGCCAAGTCGTACGTCGCGCCTTTTGCCGTGGGCGAGCCCATTGCGGGCGGCGTGGTGGCCGAAGTGGTGGAAAGCCGCAGCGAGCAGCTGCCCGTGGGCAGCGTGGTGGTGGGCAACCTGCCCTGGCAGGAGCACAGCGTGGCCGATGCCAGCGCCGTGCAGCGCGTGCCCGCCGACCAGGCCCCCGCCAGCTATTTCCTGGGGCTGCTGGGCATGCCGGGCCTCACGGCCTACTTCGGGCTGCTCGACATTTGCCAGCCCCAGGCCGGCGAAACGGTGGTGGTGTCGGGCGCGGCCGGCGCCGTGGGCCTGGTGGTGGGCCAGCTGGCCAAAATCCAGGGTTGCCGCGTGGTGGGCACCGCTGGCTCCGACGAGAAGGTGGCGCACCTGCGGGCGCTGGGCTTCGACGAGGCCATCAACTACAAAACCACGCCCGACCTGGCCGGGGCCCTGGCCGCCGCCGCGCCCAACGGCGTGGACTGCTACTTCGACAACGTGGGCGGCGCCATCACCGACGCCGTGTACGACCTGCTGAACAAGCACGCCCGCATCGCCCTCTGCGGCCAGATTTCGACCTACAACGCCACCGAAGCCCCGGTGGGGCCCCGGCCCGAGGGCAAGCTGCTCAAAACCAGCAGCAAGCTCCAGGGCTTCATCGTGAGCGACTATTACGCGCGCTGGCCCGAAGGCGTAAAAAAACTCACCGAGTGGTACGCCGCGGGCCAGCTGAAGGGCGAGGAAACCGTAACCGAGGGCTTCGACCAGATTCCGGCCGCGTTTCTGGGCCTGTTTCAGGGCGAAAACACCGGCAAAGCCGTGGTGAAAGTAGCCTGA
- a CDS encoding cyclase family protein, producing MNYLDITTPISDQMVHWPDNAPVHLRLTRSFAYGDPANVSEISMSVHTATHVDAPRHFIQDGPDVTTLDLNTLLGPCRVVRIHDPRLITLAEVEPLDPQPGQRILFRTRNSDADWTHQPFNPDFVKLDFPAAKFLQQRGVVCVGVDYISVGGSDTHHALLDHRITVIEALALGHVEPGDYELICLPLRIVGADGAPCRALLRPL from the coding sequence ATGAACTACCTCGACATCACCACGCCCATTTCCGACCAGATGGTGCACTGGCCCGACAACGCCCCGGTGCACCTGCGCCTCACCCGCTCGTTTGCCTACGGCGACCCGGCCAACGTGAGCGAAATCAGCATGAGCGTGCACACGGCCACCCACGTCGATGCCCCGCGCCACTTCATCCAGGACGGGCCCGACGTGACGACGCTCGACCTGAACACGCTGCTGGGGCCCTGCCGCGTGGTGCGCATCCACGACCCCCGGCTCATCACGCTGGCCGAAGTGGAGCCCCTCGACCCGCAGCCCGGCCAGCGCATCCTCTTTCGCACCCGCAACTCGGACGCCGACTGGACGCACCAGCCCTTCAACCCCGACTTCGTAAAACTGGACTTCCCCGCCGCGAAGTTCCTCCAGCAGCGCGGCGTCGTCTGCGTCGGCGTGGACTACATCTCGGTGGGCGGCTCCGACACCCACCACGCCCTGCTCGACCACCGCATCACCGTCATCGAAGCCCTGGCCCTGGGCCACGTGGAGCCCGGCGACTACGAGCTCATCTGCCTGCCGCTGCGCATCGTAGGCGCCGACGGGGCCCCCTGCCGCGCTCTGCTGCGCCCGCTGTAA
- a CDS encoding putative quinol monooxygenase, translating to MSAETQNIIAVAAEWRAQPGHEATVRQLMLQAAEAVRQHEPGNLLYVAHQDAADPARFFFYEQYANQAALDAHRDSAHYQELVVGQIVPLLAERKVTFYQLLA from the coding sequence ATGAGTGCCGAAACCCAAAATATTATCGCCGTGGCCGCCGAGTGGCGCGCCCAGCCCGGCCACGAAGCCACCGTGCGCCAGCTGATGCTGCAAGCCGCCGAAGCCGTGCGCCAGCACGAGCCCGGCAACCTGCTCTACGTGGCCCACCAAGACGCCGCCGATCCGGCCCGCTTCTTCTTCTACGAGCAGTACGCCAACCAGGCGGCCCTCGACGCGCACCGCGACTCGGCGCACTACCAGGAGCTGGTGGTGGGCCAGATTGTGCCGCTGCTGGCCGAGCGCAAAGTCACCTTTTACCAGCTGCTGGCCTAA
- a CDS encoding type 1 glutamine amidotransferase domain-containing protein: MKIAMVLTSHDELGTTGKKTGFWLEEFAAPYYVFKDAGIDLTLALPKGGQPPLDPKSDEPGAQTDATERFKKDAAAQQALAHTVPLDTIQAADFDAIFYPGGHGPLWDLAEDPKSIALIETAYAAGKPVAVVCHAPGVLRHVKAPNGDLLVKGKAVTGFTNTEEEAVQLTDVVPFLVEDMLKNAGGTYSKGTDWGPYVVTAGHLITGQNPASSEPAAKELLKQLGK, encoded by the coding sequence ATGAAAATCGCCATGGTTTTGACCTCGCACGACGAGCTGGGCACCACGGGCAAGAAAACCGGCTTCTGGCTGGAAGAATTTGCCGCGCCCTACTACGTGTTCAAGGACGCCGGCATCGACCTCACGCTGGCCTTGCCCAAGGGCGGCCAGCCGCCCCTCGACCCCAAAAGCGACGAGCCCGGGGCCCAAACCGACGCCACCGAGCGCTTCAAAAAGGACGCCGCCGCCCAGCAGGCCCTGGCCCACACCGTGCCGCTGGATACCATCCAAGCCGCCGATTTTGACGCCATCTTTTACCCCGGCGGCCACGGCCCGCTCTGGGACCTAGCCGAAGACCCAAAGTCCATCGCCCTGATCGAAACGGCCTACGCCGCCGGCAAACCGGTAGCCGTGGTGTGCCACGCCCCCGGCGTGCTCCGCCACGTGAAGGCCCCCAACGGCGACCTGCTCGTGAAAGGCAAGGCCGTAACCGGCTTCACCAACACCGAGGAGGAGGCCGTGCAACTCACCGACGTCGTGCCCTTCCTGGTGGAAGACATGCTGAAAAACGCCGGCGGCACCTACTCCAAAGGCACTGACTGGGGCCCCTACGTTGTAACCGCCGGCCACCTCATCACGGGCCAAAACCCGGCCTCGTCGGAGCCCGCCGCCAAGGAGCTGCTCAAGCAGCTGGGCAAGTAG